A single window of Pseudarthrobacter defluvii DNA harbors:
- a CDS encoding Na(+)/H(+) antiporter subunit C codes for MSVNLTLLIVMGALYACGIYLILERSLTRVLLGLMLLANATNLLILATGGYAGLAPLFAKDTAAQDYNDPLPQALILTSIVISFAVTAFMLGIIYRTWVLARQDEIQDDLEDRRVAATPSFDAEDDAEIPAETSEFPLTMLGTDGRDVSNHGASSADADGERDQPVATLVAGGREMPAEHAAAEEKPGSLNVDSNPEGGGK; via the coding sequence ATGAGCGTCAACCTGACCCTGCTGATCGTCATGGGCGCCCTGTATGCCTGCGGCATCTACCTCATCCTGGAACGCAGCCTCACGCGGGTGCTGCTGGGACTGATGCTCCTGGCCAACGCCACCAACCTGCTGATCCTGGCCACCGGGGGATACGCCGGCCTGGCCCCGCTGTTTGCCAAGGACACGGCCGCACAGGACTACAACGATCCGTTGCCGCAGGCCTTGATCCTTACCTCGATTGTGATTTCCTTCGCCGTCACGGCGTTCATGCTCGGCATCATCTACCGCACGTGGGTCCTGGCCCGCCAGGACGAGATCCAGGACGACCTGGAGGACCGCCGCGTGGCGGCAACCCCCAGCTTCGATGCCGAGGACGACGCCGAAATCCCCGCCGAAACCTCGGAGTTCCCGCTCACCATGCTCGGCACTGATGGCCGGGATGTGTCAAACCACGGGGCTTCCAGCGCGGATGCGGACGGGGAAAGGGACCAGCCGGTGGCCACGCTGGTGGCCGGGGGCCGGGAGATGCCCGCCGAACACGCCGCCGCGGAGGAAAAGCCCGGCTCACTGAACGTTGACTCCAACCCGGAAGGAGGCGGAAAGTGA
- a CDS encoding Na+/H+ antiporter subunit D, producing MSIASLAPLAVVLPILGAALTFLLIRNSRAQRAVSIGLLSLTLALECLLLASAWNGGTAAVNIGGWVPPFGIVMVVDQFSSLMLVVSSAVSLAVLVYATGQGMADGDEDAPVSIFHPTYLILVAGVSNAFLSGDLFNLYVGFEILLTASYVLMTLGGTGPRIRAGVTYVVVSVVSSVLFLIAIAMVYGATGTVNMADLAIKLGELDQGTKTLLHVMLLVAFGIKAAVFPLSFWLPDSYPTAPAPVTAVFAGLLTKVGVYAMVRTETLLFPGDTLNTPLMVAALLTMVVGILGALAQSDIKRLLSFTLVSHIGYMVFGLAMSSVAGLAAAVFYVAHHITIQTSLFMVTGLIERRGGSSSVDRLGGLAKLSPVLALLFFIPGMNLAGIPPFSGFLGKVGLLQAGVELGTPLAYALVIGGVVTSLLTLLAIARVWNRAFWRRPTDAEHPDPVLLATPAARISGPGAKINNTVTLLPRTMVGSTAGLVVLGIALTAFAGPLFGLSDRAARDMLDRTPYIQAVLGEGTPVPAAPAVTTSGGGGR from the coding sequence GTGAGCATCGCAAGCCTGGCCCCGCTCGCCGTCGTACTTCCCATCCTCGGCGCCGCCCTCACCTTCCTGCTGATCCGGAACTCCCGGGCCCAGCGTGCGGTGAGCATCGGCCTGCTGTCGCTCACACTGGCGCTTGAATGCCTCCTGCTGGCTTCCGCATGGAATGGCGGCACTGCCGCGGTGAACATCGGCGGCTGGGTGCCGCCGTTCGGCATCGTCATGGTGGTGGACCAGTTCTCGTCGCTGATGCTGGTGGTGTCCTCCGCTGTGAGCCTGGCCGTGCTGGTTTACGCTACCGGGCAGGGCATGGCCGACGGTGATGAGGACGCCCCGGTATCGATCTTCCACCCCACCTACCTGATCCTGGTGGCCGGGGTGTCCAACGCATTCCTGTCGGGGGACCTCTTCAACCTGTACGTCGGCTTTGAGATCCTGCTGACCGCAAGCTACGTGCTGATGACCCTGGGCGGCACCGGGCCGCGCATCAGGGCCGGCGTCACCTACGTGGTGGTGTCCGTGGTGTCCTCCGTGCTGTTCCTGATCGCCATCGCCATGGTCTACGGGGCCACCGGGACGGTCAACATGGCGGACCTGGCCATCAAGCTCGGCGAACTGGACCAGGGCACCAAGACCCTCCTGCACGTGATGCTGCTGGTGGCGTTCGGCATTAAGGCTGCAGTCTTCCCCCTGTCCTTCTGGCTCCCTGACTCCTATCCCACGGCGCCCGCGCCCGTCACCGCGGTGTTCGCCGGCCTGCTCACCAAGGTGGGCGTGTACGCGATGGTGCGGACGGAAACGTTGCTGTTCCCCGGCGACACCCTGAACACGCCCCTGATGGTGGCGGCGCTGCTGACCATGGTGGTGGGCATCCTTGGTGCGCTGGCCCAAAGCGACATCAAGCGTCTCCTCTCGTTCACCCTGGTCAGCCACATTGGCTACATGGTGTTCGGCCTGGCCATGTCCTCCGTTGCGGGACTGGCAGCGGCGGTGTTCTACGTCGCCCACCACATCACCATCCAGACCAGCCTCTTCATGGTGACCGGCCTCATTGAGCGCCGCGGCGGCAGCTCCTCCGTGGACCGCCTGGGCGGTCTGGCCAAGCTGTCGCCCGTGCTGGCGCTGCTGTTCTTCATTCCCGGCATGAACCTGGCCGGCATCCCGCCGTTTTCCGGCTTCCTCGGCAAGGTGGGGCTGCTGCAGGCCGGCGTTGAACTGGGAACGCCGCTGGCGTACGCGCTGGTGATCGGCGGGGTGGTGACCAGCCTCCTGACGCTGCTGGCCATCGCCAGGGTATGGAACCGCGCATTCTGGCGCCGCCCCACCGACGCCGAACATCCTGATCCGGTACTCCTGGCAACTCCCGCGGCGCGGATTTCCGGGCCCGGAGCCAAGATCAACAACACCGTAACGCTCCTGCCGCGCACCATGGTGGGCTCAACGGCCGGACTGGTGGTGCTGGGTATTGCCCTGACGGCTTTCGCCGGGCCACTGTTCGGCCTGTCTGACCGGGCCGCCCGGGACATGCTTGACCGCACACCGTACATCCAGGCGGTCCTGGGTGAGGGCACCCCTGTTCCCGCGGCACCTGCCGTGACAACCTCCGGGGGAGGAGGACGATGA
- a CDS encoding Na+/H+ antiporter subunit E, whose product MSRKRISLRQELPLLVWLVIVWGALWQDFSPGNLLFGALLAVGVARLFYLPPVELSGRFNILHAVPFALMFLWKVVVASGQVLYLATVRGPRVTNAVVAVRLRSHQDLIVTATGHVISLIPGSLVVEVDRSTSTLYLHALNITSQEDVEGLRNEVRSIEAGLIRIMGSREELEAVRMEAAA is encoded by the coding sequence ATGAGCCGCAAACGCATCTCCCTACGCCAGGAACTGCCGCTCCTGGTCTGGCTGGTGATTGTCTGGGGCGCCCTGTGGCAGGATTTCAGCCCAGGCAACCTGCTGTTCGGTGCACTGCTGGCCGTGGGCGTCGCCCGGCTCTTCTACCTTCCGCCCGTGGAGCTCAGCGGCCGCTTCAACATCCTCCACGCCGTGCCTTTCGCGCTGATGTTCCTGTGGAAGGTGGTGGTGGCCAGCGGCCAGGTACTCTACCTCGCCACGGTCCGCGGTCCCAGGGTCACCAACGCCGTGGTCGCCGTGCGGCTGCGGAGCCATCAGGACCTGATCGTCACCGCCACGGGGCATGTTATTTCCCTGATCCCGGGGTCGCTGGTGGTGGAGGTGGACCGCTCAACGTCCACCCTTTACCTGCACGCGCTCAACATAACCTCCCAGGAAGACGTGGAGGGCCTGCGGAACGAAGTCCGGTCCATTGAAGCCGGGCTGATCCGCATCATGGGCAGCCGGGAAGAACTTGAAGCCGTCCGGATGGAGGCCGCCGCGTGA
- a CDS encoding monovalent cation/H+ antiporter complex subunit F, translated as MHIVLAVTAVIFSLAAAAAVIRIARGPSLLDRVLATDVLLAILGGALCIDMAVNRHLNNLMLVVAISVIGFIGSVTVARFVADRRVKPDES; from the coding sequence ATGCACATTGTCCTGGCAGTAACAGCAGTCATCTTCTCGCTGGCAGCGGCCGCGGCCGTCATCCGGATTGCCCGCGGCCCCTCGCTGCTGGACCGGGTACTCGCAACTGACGTCCTGCTCGCGATCCTGGGCGGGGCGCTGTGCATCGACATGGCCGTGAACCGGCACCTGAACAACCTGATGCTGGTGGTGGCCATCTCCGTCATCGGCTTCATCGGGTCCGTGACGGTGGCCAGGTTCGTGGCGGACCGGAGGGTGAAGCCCGATGAATCCTGA
- the mnhG gene encoding monovalent cation/H(+) antiporter subunit G, with protein sequence MNPDFSGADAWIDLVSAVFMVVGALMSLGAAIGLLRFPDLLSRMHAATKPQVLGLFLLLAAIGLQLGTWWVWPVLVVAWIFQLLTVPVSAHMVGRAGYRTKHLHRELLTADELDAVVQKAAAEAALRDSPDDGR encoded by the coding sequence ATGAATCCTGATTTTTCCGGCGCTGACGCCTGGATCGACCTTGTCTCCGCCGTGTTCATGGTGGTGGGGGCACTCATGTCCCTGGGCGCCGCAATCGGCCTGCTCCGCTTTCCGGATCTGCTAAGCCGGATGCACGCGGCCACGAAACCCCAGGTCCTGGGCCTGTTCCTGCTGCTGGCCGCGATTGGGTTGCAGCTGGGGACGTGGTGGGTGTGGCCGGTGCTGGTGGTGGCCTGGATCTTCCAGCTGCTGACGGTGCCGGTGTCCGCCCACATGGTGGGCCGCGCCGGCTACCGCACCAAGCACCTGCACCGGGAACTGCTCACCGCCGATGAACTGGACGCCGTGGTGCAAAAAGCCGCCGCCGAGGCTGCCTTGAGGGACAGCCCCGACGACGGCCGGTAG
- a CDS encoding DUF4235 domain-containing protein, translating to MNLLIKLLGTGVSLGAGLAGTKLVNAIWEKTTGQKAPTGKHEDVPTSLRSALTFALISASVSAIIQVLANRGTQRAITRFAKSQDIV from the coding sequence ATGAACCTTCTCATCAAGCTGCTCGGCACCGGGGTGAGCCTCGGCGCAGGCCTCGCCGGCACCAAACTGGTCAACGCCATCTGGGAAAAGACCACGGGGCAGAAAGCGCCCACCGGCAAGCACGAGGATGTCCCCACGAGCCTGCGCTCTGCCCTGACGTTTGCGCTGATCTCGGCGTCGGTCAGCGCCATCATCCAGGTCCTGGCAAACCGCGGCACCCAGCGCGCCATCACCCGCTTCGCCAAGTCGCAGGACATCGTCTAG
- a CDS encoding CDGSH iron-sulfur domain-containing protein, whose product MDQEPAASSIVVCPDGPLIVRGDFEIVTPSGAAVPRDRKTVALCRCGASAIKPYCDGTHKMIKFRTEPPAAQEAG is encoded by the coding sequence ATGGACCAGGAACCGGCCGCCAGTTCGATAGTGGTCTGCCCGGACGGGCCCCTGATTGTCCGGGGCGACTTTGAAATCGTCACCCCGTCCGGCGCCGCCGTGCCGCGGGACCGGAAGACAGTGGCCTTGTGCCGGTGCGGAGCCTCCGCCATCAAGCCGTACTGCGACGGCACGCACAAGATGATCAAGTTCCGCACCGAGCCCCCGGCAGCCCAGGAGGCCGGTTAG
- a CDS encoding glycosyltransferase, whose protein sequence is MTKAPAAGHGWPRLAADAEYILPLRWTEDSGLAELTDYLRHLAGWIPVTVVDGSDSALFDRHRAAFPAVVRHIRPDSPPGHGTAAFDGQSPAEAVNGKVAGVMAGVRTAGAPFLVIADDDVRYTREALAAVVHHLGTADVVRPQNYFTPLPWHARWDTARTLLNRAWSADYPGTLGVRRDALLATGGYAGVLFENLELIRTITAAGGSERTLPDLFVARRPPTARHFLGQRLRQAYDDFAQPRRLAAELALLPAAAAALFLPGKARQTALGGLAAAAIACAEIGRRRHKRDRRVSRLGSMVRSALGS, encoded by the coding sequence GTGACGAAGGCGCCCGCGGCAGGGCACGGGTGGCCCCGCCTGGCCGCCGACGCGGAGTACATCCTTCCCCTGCGCTGGACGGAGGACTCCGGCCTGGCAGAGCTCACGGACTACCTCCGGCACCTGGCGGGCTGGATCCCCGTCACCGTGGTGGACGGCTCGGACTCCGCCCTCTTCGACCGCCACCGTGCCGCGTTTCCTGCCGTCGTCCGGCACATCCGCCCGGACAGCCCGCCCGGCCACGGCACCGCTGCCTTTGACGGCCAATCCCCCGCGGAAGCTGTCAACGGCAAGGTGGCAGGCGTCATGGCCGGCGTGCGCACCGCAGGCGCCCCGTTCCTTGTCATTGCCGATGACGACGTCCGCTACACGCGCGAGGCCCTCGCCGCCGTCGTCCATCACCTCGGGACCGCCGACGTGGTGCGGCCGCAGAACTACTTCACACCCCTCCCCTGGCACGCGCGCTGGGACACGGCCAGGACCCTGCTCAACCGCGCATGGTCCGCCGATTACCCGGGAACGCTCGGGGTGCGCCGGGACGCCCTGCTGGCCACCGGCGGCTATGCGGGCGTCCTGTTTGAAAACCTTGAGCTCATCCGGACCATCACGGCGGCCGGCGGCAGCGAGCGGACACTTCCGGACCTGTTCGTGGCCCGCAGGCCGCCCACTGCCCGGCACTTCCTCGGCCAGCGCTTGCGCCAGGCGTACGACGACTTCGCCCAGCCGCGGCGGCTGGCCGCCGAACTTGCACTGCTCCCGGCAGCCGCGGCCGCTCTGTTCCTTCCCGGCAAGGCGCGGCAAACCGCGCTGGGCGGGCTCGCTGCAGCTGCCATCGCCTGTGCAGAGATCGGACGACGCCGGCACAAACGGGACCGCCGTGTTTCCCGCCTCGGCAGCATGGTTCGCTCCGCTCTGGGCAGTTGA
- a CDS encoding iron-containing redox enzyme family protein, with product MRIPESRGPVSSALFAALAQAPEDAGTELDSLYGLVERQLAGTADILAHEDIQLALFCLYELHYSGLDGVSDNWEWEPALIRVRRLIEEPFEAALRAAASQAAGNFELPGGVAMTSDAVADVLFGLAATDTGPSVSRYVARKASLDQLREFLVHKSMYQLKEADPHTWAIPRLSGRAKAALVEIQADEYGGGRPERMHSALFARTMRGVGLDDSYGAYVDAVPAISLASVNLMSLCGLNRRLRGAITGHLAIYEMTSSQPNRFYGNGFRRHGFGPDITHYFDEHVEADAVHEQIAGRDLAGGLVEAEPGLLADVLFGATAVMAIDSRLSAHLMSSWEAGQTSLRTAVPVAA from the coding sequence ATGAGAATCCCGGAATCCAGAGGCCCCGTCAGCAGCGCACTTTTCGCGGCCCTGGCGCAGGCGCCGGAGGACGCCGGGACGGAGCTGGACAGCCTTTACGGACTGGTGGAGCGGCAGCTGGCCGGGACCGCTGACATCCTTGCCCACGAGGACATCCAACTGGCGCTCTTCTGCCTGTACGAACTCCATTACTCCGGACTGGACGGCGTTTCGGACAACTGGGAGTGGGAGCCGGCGCTGATCAGGGTCCGGCGGCTGATCGAGGAACCGTTCGAAGCGGCACTGCGCGCTGCCGCATCGCAGGCTGCGGGAAACTTCGAACTGCCCGGCGGGGTCGCCATGACCAGCGACGCGGTTGCCGACGTCCTCTTCGGCCTGGCCGCAACGGACACCGGTCCCAGCGTGTCCCGCTACGTTGCCAGGAAGGCCAGCCTGGACCAGCTGAGGGAGTTCCTGGTCCACAAATCCATGTACCAGCTGAAGGAAGCCGATCCACACACGTGGGCCATCCCGCGGCTCAGCGGCCGGGCCAAGGCGGCCCTGGTGGAAATCCAGGCCGACGAATACGGCGGCGGCCGGCCGGAGCGGATGCACAGCGCACTGTTCGCCCGGACCATGCGCGGCGTGGGCCTGGACGACAGCTACGGCGCCTACGTCGACGCCGTCCCCGCGATCTCGCTGGCCTCGGTAAACCTTATGTCCCTCTGCGGGCTGAACCGGCGGCTCCGCGGTGCCATCACGGGCCATCTCGCAATCTATGAAATGACCTCCTCCCAGCCCAACCGCTTCTACGGCAACGGGTTCCGCCGCCACGGTTTTGGCCCGGACATCACCCACTACTTCGACGAACACGTGGAAGCCGACGCCGTCCACGAGCAAATCGCCGGCCGGGACCTCGCAGGCGGCCTGGTTGAAGCCGAGCCCGGCCTCCTTGCCGACGTCCTGTTCGGGGCCACGGCCGTCATGGCCATCGACAGCCGCCTTTCGGCCCACCTCATGTCCTCCTGGGAAGCCGGGCAGACATCGCTTCGGACGGCCGTGCCGGTGGCCGCGTGA
- a CDS encoding ECF transporter S component, protein MSTAAIKKTTSRSWRVVDIVVAALVAIAGGVIFWAWDQGAAALSAPMNAAYPPLTGLLAGGWMIPGVLGMLIIRKPGAALFCETVAATGELLMGSQYGASVLFSGFIQGLGAEIIFAIFVYRKFNLPVSLLAGAAAGFFCGLNDSFAPWGWNIAYSGADKFAYIVLTTISGAVLAGGLSWLATRALARTGVLSSFASRKAATEAVFS, encoded by the coding sequence ATGAGCACTGCAGCAATCAAGAAGACCACCAGCAGGTCCTGGCGCGTCGTGGACATCGTGGTCGCCGCGCTGGTGGCCATCGCCGGCGGTGTCATTTTCTGGGCGTGGGATCAGGGCGCAGCAGCGCTCTCCGCCCCCATGAACGCCGCCTACCCGCCCCTGACCGGGCTGCTCGCCGGCGGCTGGATGATTCCCGGGGTGCTGGGCATGCTCATCATCCGCAAGCCTGGGGCCGCCCTGTTCTGCGAGACCGTAGCCGCCACCGGCGAACTGCTGATGGGTTCCCAATACGGCGCCTCGGTCCTCTTCTCGGGGTTCATCCAGGGCCTGGGCGCGGAAATCATTTTCGCAATCTTCGTCTACCGCAAGTTCAACCTGCCCGTCTCCCTCCTGGCAGGTGCCGCGGCCGGCTTCTTCTGCGGCCTGAACGATTCGTTTGCGCCGTGGGGCTGGAACATCGCCTACTCCGGTGCCGACAAGTTCGCCTACATCGTCCTCACCACCATCTCCGGAGCCGTCCTTGCCGGCGGCCTGTCCTGGCTCGCCACCCGCGCCCTGGCGCGGACCGGCGTGCTGAGCTCCTTCGCGTCCCGCAAGGCTGCAACGGAGGCAGTCTTCTCCTGA
- a CDS encoding ABC transporter ATP-binding protein has translation MAPSQDAAGAVRPAAVAARGWGWRHAGRARPAVHALDLDISPGERVLLLGPSGAGKSTLLHALAGVLGDTNDDGEAGDADESGSLLVDGAVPRSQRGRAGLMQQDPETQVVLSRVGDDVAFGAENLAVPRDAIWARVHEALADVGLSHLPLDHPTSALSGGQKQRLALAGILAMRPGLILLDEPTANLDPDGVLEVRDAVARCLDKTGATLVVVEHRVSVWKDLVDRIVVLQPGSAADSAVLLDGPPDRVLKEARAMLAAAGVWVPGYVPATRARAAVPAAGTGNLLLAAERLGVSRERPRRKGFRMIPPVPVQEDIAAQVRAGQALAITGPNGAGKSTFALTLAGLLEPVSGTVSATLDLSRGAGIDPFRWKAEQLISRVGTVFQEPEHQFVTGKVHDELLFGPRHLGHGEDRVDELLERLRLTHLVDANPYTLSGGEKRRLSVATVLAASPQVLVLDEPTFGQDANTWAELASFLSELLDAGTAVVSVTHDAEFTDALGGAELRMAAAEAVAP, from the coding sequence ATGGCACCCTCCCAGGACGCCGCCGGCGCCGTCCGCCCTGCCGCCGTCGCCGCACGCGGCTGGGGCTGGAGGCATGCCGGCAGGGCGAGGCCCGCCGTCCACGCCCTGGACCTGGACATCAGCCCCGGTGAGCGGGTGCTGCTGCTCGGCCCCTCGGGGGCCGGAAAGTCGACGCTCCTGCACGCGCTGGCCGGCGTGCTGGGAGATACCAACGACGACGGTGAGGCAGGCGACGCCGACGAGTCCGGTTCGCTGCTGGTTGACGGCGCCGTGCCCCGCTCCCAGCGCGGCCGTGCAGGGCTCATGCAGCAGGACCCGGAGACGCAGGTGGTGCTTTCACGCGTTGGTGACGACGTCGCCTTTGGCGCAGAGAACCTTGCCGTGCCCCGCGACGCCATCTGGGCGCGCGTGCATGAGGCGCTTGCCGACGTCGGACTGTCCCACCTCCCGCTGGACCACCCGACGTCGGCCCTGTCCGGCGGGCAAAAGCAGCGCCTGGCGCTGGCAGGCATTCTTGCCATGCGCCCGGGGCTGATCCTGCTGGACGAGCCCACCGCCAACCTGGACCCGGACGGCGTACTGGAGGTACGGGACGCCGTGGCGCGGTGCCTGGACAAGACCGGGGCGACGCTCGTGGTGGTGGAGCACCGGGTGTCCGTCTGGAAGGACCTGGTGGACCGGATCGTGGTCCTGCAGCCGGGCTCCGCAGCCGACTCTGCCGTGCTTCTGGACGGGCCGCCGGACCGGGTACTCAAGGAGGCGCGCGCCATGCTCGCCGCCGCGGGGGTGTGGGTCCCCGGGTATGTCCCGGCCACCCGCGCCCGTGCCGCAGTGCCGGCCGCGGGAACGGGGAACCTGCTGCTGGCCGCCGAACGTCTCGGTGTGTCCCGCGAACGTCCCCGCCGCAAGGGCTTCCGGATGATTCCGCCCGTCCCGGTCCAGGAGGACATAGCCGCGCAGGTCCGTGCCGGGCAGGCCTTGGCCATCACGGGCCCGAACGGCGCCGGTAAGTCCACCTTCGCGCTGACGCTCGCGGGACTGCTGGAGCCGGTATCCGGAACGGTTTCCGCCACCCTGGACCTGAGCCGCGGTGCGGGCATCGATCCGTTCCGGTGGAAGGCCGAGCAATTGATTTCACGCGTGGGGACGGTGTTCCAGGAGCCGGAACACCAGTTTGTGACCGGCAAGGTGCACGATGAGCTGCTCTTCGGTCCCCGGCACCTGGGCCACGGCGAGGACCGGGTTGACGAGCTGCTGGAGCGGCTGCGCCTCACCCACCTCGTGGACGCCAACCCGTACACGCTTTCCGGCGGTGAAAAACGGCGGCTGTCCGTGGCCACCGTCCTTGCCGCCAGCCCCCAGGTCCTGGTCCTTGACGAGCCTACGTTCGGGCAGGACGCCAATACCTGGGCTGAGCTGGCCTCGTTCCTGTCCGAGCTGCTGGATGCCGGCACCGCGGTGGTCTCCGTGACCCATGACGCCGAATTCACGGACGCGCTGGGCGGGGCAGAGCTGCGCATGGCCGCCGCGGAAGCAGTGGCGCCATGA
- a CDS encoding energy-coupling factor transporter transmembrane component T family protein has translation MRQELTLTGNRALLARANPLSKFAAVLLITAVLALSIDWVSASVALVFELLLFPLAGLTLSLLWQRGWPLILAAAIGGWSTSILAPDSGRILLDAGIWTMSEGSLQLGIGFLLRGFAIALPAVLLMSCTDPTDLADALAQKARLPHRFVLGTLAAMRLVGLMAEEWQTIGMARRARGVGSRGNLGQRVKATLGQSFGLLVQAIRRASRLAVTMEARGFGGGTRTWARESTFSPLDAGVIAGGILVAGLALFAAVTAGTWNMVWLGS, from the coding sequence ATGAGGCAGGAACTCACCCTCACCGGCAACCGCGCGCTCCTTGCCCGCGCCAACCCGCTCAGCAAATTCGCGGCAGTCCTGCTCATCACGGCCGTCCTTGCGCTGTCCATCGACTGGGTTTCGGCCTCCGTGGCACTGGTCTTCGAGCTTCTGCTGTTCCCCCTGGCCGGACTCACCCTTTCCCTGTTGTGGCAGCGCGGCTGGCCGTTAATCCTTGCCGCGGCCATAGGAGGCTGGAGCACCTCCATCCTGGCGCCGGACAGCGGAAGGATCCTGCTCGACGCCGGCATCTGGACCATGAGCGAAGGTTCTCTCCAGCTGGGGATCGGGTTCCTGCTGCGCGGCTTTGCCATCGCCCTTCCGGCGGTGCTCCTCATGAGCTGCACCGATCCCACGGACCTTGCGGACGCGCTGGCGCAAAAGGCACGCCTGCCGCACCGGTTCGTCTTGGGAACCCTGGCCGCGATGCGCCTGGTTGGGCTGATGGCCGAGGAATGGCAGACCATTGGGATGGCAAGGCGGGCACGCGGCGTGGGTTCGCGCGGCAACCTGGGCCAGCGGGTGAAGGCCACCCTGGGGCAAAGCTTCGGGCTCCTGGTGCAGGCCATCCGGCGGGCATCGAGGCTGGCCGTGACCATGGAGGCGCGGGGCTTTGGCGGCGGCACCCGGACCTGGGCCCGCGAGTCAACCTTCAGCCCGCTCGATGCCGGGGTGATTGCCGGGGGAATCCTGGTAGCTGGGCTCGCGCTCTTTGCCGCTGTTACCGCCGGGACGTGGAACATGGTGTGGTTGGGGAGTTGA
- a CDS encoding UDP-N-acetylglucosamine 1-carboxyvinyltransferase codes for MTQETAEHVAAMLRDARSEKGWTQGQLAAELGTSQSAVARMEQGKQNLSLKMIQRLENIFDRSIVNVGKPQMTHLRVEGGRTLSGAVDVNSSKNAGVALLCASLINRGTTVLRRLARIEEVNRIVEVLTSIGVECTWLNDTDLRLRRPAVLDLEAMDVDAARRTRSVIMLLGPMLDESREYRLPYAGGCDLGTRTVEPHMQALREFGLSVEATAGFYTVQAPVADTRDRSFVLTERGDTVTENAIMAAAHRAGTTVIRNASPNYMVQDLCFYLQMLGVTIEGVGTTTLKITGRPEIDADIEYFPSEDPIEAMSLITAGIVTNSEVTVRRVPIEFMEIELATLGQMGQQLEISGEYMARNGRTRLVDVTTKPSELRAPEDKIHPMPFPGLNIDNLPFFAVIAANAHGQTMIHDWVYENRAIYLTELNRLGAQVQLLDPHRIYVNGPTKWRAAEVGCPPALRPAACLLLAMLAARGVSELRNIYVIERGYEDLAERLNTIGAKVEYFQD; via the coding sequence ATGACCCAGGAGACTGCAGAACACGTTGCCGCCATGCTGAGGGACGCCCGGAGTGAGAAAGGGTGGACTCAAGGCCAGCTCGCCGCTGAACTGGGCACCAGCCAGAGCGCCGTTGCCCGGATGGAACAGGGCAAGCAGAACCTGAGCCTGAAAATGATCCAGCGGCTGGAAAACATCTTCGACCGCAGCATCGTCAACGTGGGCAAACCACAGATGACCCACCTGCGGGTGGAGGGCGGCCGCACCCTGTCCGGGGCAGTGGACGTGAACAGCAGCAAGAACGCCGGCGTCGCACTGCTCTGCGCCAGCCTGATCAACCGCGGCACCACTGTGCTCCGCCGGCTGGCCCGGATTGAGGAAGTCAACCGCATTGTCGAGGTGCTGACCAGCATCGGTGTGGAGTGCACCTGGCTCAATGACACGGACCTTCGTTTGCGCCGTCCCGCCGTCCTGGACCTGGAGGCCATGGATGTGGACGCGGCCCGCAGGACCCGCAGCGTCATCATGCTGCTCGGCCCCATGCTGGACGAGTCACGCGAATACCGGCTGCCCTACGCCGGCGGCTGCGACCTGGGCACCCGCACCGTGGAGCCGCACATGCAGGCCCTGCGCGAGTTCGGTCTTTCCGTGGAAGCCACTGCCGGGTTCTACACCGTCCAGGCCCCCGTTGCCGACACCCGGGACCGCTCCTTCGTCCTTACCGAGCGCGGCGACACCGTCACCGAGAACGCGATCATGGCGGCGGCACACAGGGCCGGAACAACCGTCATCCGCAACGCCAGCCCCAACTACATGGTGCAGGACCTGTGCTTCTACCTGCAGATGTTGGGCGTCACCATCGAGGGCGTGGGCACCACCACCCTGAAGATCACCGGGCGGCCGGAAATCGACGCCGACATCGAGTACTTCCCCTCCGAGGACCCCATCGAGGCCATGAGCCTCATTACGGCCGGCATCGTCACCAACTCCGAGGTCACGGTCCGCCGGGTCCCCATCGAATTCATGGAAATCGAGCTGGCCACCTTGGGCCAGATGGGGCAGCAGCTGGAAATCTCCGGCGAGTACATGGCCCGCAACGGCCGCACCCGGCTGGTGGACGTGACCACCAAACCCTCTGAGCTGCGCGCCCCCGAGGACAAGATCCACCCCATGCCCTTCCCCGGGCTGAACATCGACAACCTGCCCTTCTTTGCCGTCATTGCTGCCAACGCCCACGGCCAGACCATGATCCACGACTGGGTCTACGAAAACCGGGCAATCTACCTGACCGAGCTGAACCGGCTCGGCGCCCAGGTGCAGCTCCTGGACCCGCACCGGATCTACGTCAACGGGCCCACCAAGTGGCGCGCTGCCGAGGTGGGCTGCCCGCCCGCACTCCGTCCGGCGGCCTGCCTCCTGCTGGCCATGCTCGCAGCCCGGGGCGTGTCCGAACTACGGAACATCTATGTGATCGAGCGCGGATACGAGGACCTCGCGGAGCGTTTGAACACCATCGGCGCCAAGGTGGAGTACTTCCAGGACTGA